A genomic window from Parasteatoda tepidariorum isolate YZ-2023 chromosome 10, CAS_Ptep_4.0, whole genome shotgun sequence includes:
- the LOC107445952 gene encoding WAG22 antigen isoform X3 has product MTWFTQLSLAFLLALCFHSKFAAGQGSPWDSMAKADAFMQNFLNCARQSGVFTREQMDDMSSIGEIMMSAMGSMEGKVTPHKLQALNTAFASAVAEIAISDAGGQNIQATTDAITNAMSSAFFQTTGGSNAAFVNEIRTLINMFAQASGNAIATGGAASAAAAASAGGSGGYGTGPSSAPSTATLYAQGPSQTMTAYRPSQATASATSTTTSYVQGPAQTVTSYRPSQIVTSYTPAQSVTQTSYGSSEIVTTSSGTTRGYGGQQGSGATTTYGGEGGIGAQRGYGQGYGSGATGQGGSGSSAASASAAAAAAGGAGGQGGYGQGGNGYGQGGYGSGEFGQRGSGSNAATSASSTAATNQVSGSGRFEEIISWRSGGNGQGGSGSSAASATAAGGAGGEGGYGLGGYGQYGQGGSGSSAASSAAAASGGAGGEGGYGQGGYGPGQGGYRPGQYGQGGSSAASAAAAAAGGAGGEGGYGQGGYGPGQYGQGGSGSSAASSAAAAAASGGAGGEGGYGQGGYGPGQGGYGPGQYGQGGSSAASAAAAAAAAGGSAGGLGGEGGYGQGGYGSGGYGQGGSGSSAASAAAAAAGGAGGQGGYGQSGYGSGQGGYGSGQYGQRGSGSSAASAAAAASGGAGGEGGYGTGQYGQGGSGSSAASAAAAAAAGGAGGEGGYGQGGYGPGQGGYGPGQYGQGGSGSSAASASAAAAAAGGAGGKGGYGQGAYGPGQYGQGGSGSSSAAAAAAAGGSGGEGGYGQGGYGTGQYGQGGSGSSAASASAAAAAAGGAGGKGGYGQGAYGPGQYGQGGSGSSSAAAAAAAGGSGGEGGYGQGGYGTGQYGPGGSGSSAASAAAAARGAGGEGGYGQGGYGPGQYGPGGSGSSAAAAAAAAGGAGGEGGYGQGGYGTGQYGQGGSGSSAASAAAAAGGAGGEGGYGQGGYGPGQYGQGGSGSSAAAAAAAGGAGGEGGYGQGSYGPGQYGQGGPGSSAASAAAASAAAGGAGGEGGYGQGGYGSGQGGFGPGQYGQGGSSAASAAASAAGGAGGEGGYGQGGYGQGGSGSSAASAAAAAAGAGGAGGEGGYGQGSYGPGQYGQGGPGSSAASAAAASAGGAGGEGGYGQGGYGSGQGGYGPGQYGQGGSSAAAAAAAGGAGGEGGYGQGSYGPGQYGQGGPGSSAASAAAASAGGAGGEGGYGQGGYGSGQGGYGPGQYGQGGSSAASAAAAGGAGGEGGYGPGQYGQGGSGSSAASAAAAAGSAGGEGGYGTGQYGQGGAGSSAASAAAAGGSGGEGGYGPGRRGYGPGQYGQGGSGSSAASAAAAAAAGGAGGEGGYGTGQYGQGGSGSSAASAAAGGAGGEGGYGQGGYGPGQYGQGGSGSGAASAASSTAASNGVGGSGGFEEIISWRSGGYGQSGSTSASSATSGVGGPGGAPGGYGQGGVGALGPGASSSAASSAATGGAGGYGPGGYGRTGAGGSSASATAAASAISSPAATSRISSVASRMVSGGRVNVSNLSNTLGSVVSQVRAGNPGASECDVTIQALMELMTALVHVLGSASIGNVNYGASAQSAEVVRQSIQTAFG; this is encoded by the exons ATGACTTGGTTTACTCAACTTTCTCTAGCTTTTCTTCTAGCTCTATGCTTTCACAGCAAATTTGCTGCTGGACAAGGAAGTCCATGGGACAGCATGGCAAAAGCTGAtgcatttatgcaaaattttttgaattgtgctCGTCAAAGTGGAGTTTTTACTCGAGAGCAAATGGATGATATGAGTTCCATCGGAGAAATAATGATGAGTGCCATGGGCAGTATGGAAGGAAAAGTAACTCCCCACAAATTGCAAGCTTTGAATACAGCATTTGCATCTGCTGTGGCTGAAATTGCTATATCTGATGCAGGTGGACAGAATATTCAAGCGACCACTGATGCCATAACAAACGCAATGAGTTCAGCATTTTTCCAAACAACCGGTGGTAGTAATGCCGCATTTGTAAACGAAATCCGTACTTTAATAAACATGTTTGCTCAAGCCTCAGGAAATGCAATTGCGACTGGGGGTGCTGCGTCTGCTGCAGCAGCTGCATCCGCAGGAGGTTCAGGTGGTTACGGGACTGGTCCTAGTTCAGCACCATCAACTGCTACATTGTACGCTCAAGGCCCATCACAAACTATGACAGCATATAGACCCTCTCAGGCCACTGCATCCGCAACATCAACGACTACTTCATACGTACAAGGGCCAGCGCAGACAGTGACGTCCTACAGGCCCTCTCAAATTGTTACGTCTTACACACCTGCTCAATCAGTTACACAAACTTCATACGGATCAAGTGAAATAGTAACCACTTCTTCCGGAACAACTAGGGGATATGGTGGACAACAAGGATCAGGTGCCACAACTACATACGGGGGAGAAGGAGGTATAGGTGCACAAAGAGGATATGGACAGGGTTATGGATCAGGTGCGACAGGACAAGGAGGTTCAGGATCTAGCGCAGCCTCAGCATCAGCCGCCGCTGCAGCCGCAGGAGGAGCTGGTGGTCAAGGTGGATATGGACAAGGAGGTAATGGATATGGACAAGGAGGTTATGGATCAGGTGAATTTGGACAAAGAGGATCAGGATCTAATGCAGCTACATCTGCCTCTTCAACAGCTGCAACTAATCAAGTAAGCGGTTCAGGaagatttgaagaaataatttcatgGAGATCAGGAGGAAATGGGCAAGGTGGCTCTGGATCCAGTGCAGCTTCAGCAACAGCCGCAGGTGGAGCAGGAGGTGAAGGTGGATATGGACTAGGAGGTTATGGTCAATATGGACAAGGAGGATCAGGATCCAGCGCAGCTTCATCAGCTGCCGCAGCCTCAGGAGGTGCAGGCGGCGAAGGTGGATATGGACAAGGAGGTTATGGACCTGGTCAAGGAGGTTATAGACCTGGTCAATATGGACAAGGAGGATCCAGTGCAGCTTCAGCAGCGGCAGCAGCGGCAGGAGGTGCAGGCGGTGAAGGAGGATATGGACAAGGTGGATATGGACCTGGTCAATATGGACAAGGAGGATCAGGATCCAGCGCAGCTTCATCAGCTGCCGCAGCTGCAGCCTCAGGAGGTGCAGGCGGCGAAGGTGGATATGGACAAGGAGGTTATGGACCTGGTCAAGGAGGTTATGGACCTGGTCAATATGGACAAGGAGGATCCAGTGCAGCTTCAGCAGCAGCCGCAGCAGCAGCAGCCGGAGGTTCAGCAGGTGGATTAGGAGGTGAAGGTGGATACGGACAAGGAGGTTATGGATCTGGAGGATATGGACAGGGAGGGTCAGGTTCCAGTGCAGCTTCGGCAGCAGCTGCAGCCGCAGGTGGTGCAGGCGGGCAAGGTGGATATGGACAAAGTGGTTATGGATCTGGCCAAGGTGGTTATGGATCTGGTCAATATGGACAAAGAGGATCAGGATCCAGTGCAGCTTCAGCAGCAGCAGCAGCCTCAGGAGGTGCTGGTGGTGAAGGTGGATATGGAACTGGTCAATATGGACAAGGAGGATCAGGATCCAGTGCAGCTTCAGCAGCAGCAGCAGCAGCCGCAGGAGGTGCAGGAGGGGAAGGTGGATATGGACAAGGAGGTTATGGACCAGGTCAAGGAGGTTATGGACCTGGTCAATATGGGCAAGGAGGATCAGGATCCAGTGCAGCATCAGCGTCCGCAGCCGCTGCAGCCGCAGGAGGTGCAGGCGGTAAAGGTGGATATGGACAAGGAGCTTATGGACCTGGTCAATATGGACAAGGAGGATCAGGATCTAGTTCAGCTGCAGCAGCAGCAGCTGCAGGAGGTTCAGGCGGTGAGGGTGGATATGGACAAGGCGGATATGGAACTGGTCAATATGGACAAGGAGGATCTGGATCCAGTGCAGCATCAGCGTCCGCAGCCGCTGCAGCCGCAGGAGGTGCAGGCGGTAAAGGTGGATATGGACAAGGAGCTTATGGACCTGGTCAATATGGACAAGGAGGGTCAGGATCTAGTTCAGCTGCAGCAGCAGCAGCTGCGGGAGGTTCAGGCGGTGAGGGTGGATATGGACAAGGCGGATATGGAACTGGTCAATATGGACCTGGAGGATCTGGATCCAGTGCAGCTTCAGCAGCAGCAGCCGCAAGAGGTGCAGGCGGTGAAGGTGGATATGGACAAGGAGGCTATGGACCTGGTCAATATGGACCTGGAGGGTCAGGATCCAGTGCAGCTGCAGCAGCAGCAGCTGCAGGAGGTGCAGGCGGTGAGGGGGGATATGGACAAGGTGGATATGGAACTGGTCAATATGGACAAGGAGGATCTGGATCCAGTGCAGCTTCAGCAGCAGCAGCCGCAGGAGGTGCAGGCGGTGAAGGTGGATATGGACAAGGAGGCTATGGACCTGGTCAATATGGGCAAGGAGGGTCAGGATCCAGTGCAGCTGCAGCAGCAGCAGCAGGAGGTGCAGGCGGTGAAGGTGGATATGGACAAGGAAGTTATGGACCTGGTCAATATGGACAAGGTGGGCCAGGATCCAGTGCTGCTTCAGCAGCAGCAGCATCCGCAGCCGCAGGAGGTGCAGGCGGTGAAGGTGGATATGGACAAGGTGGTTATGGATCTGGCCAAGGAGGTTTTGGACCTGGTCAATATGGACAAGGAGGATCCAGTGCAGCTTCAGCAGCGGCATCAGCAGCAGGAGGTGCAGGCGGTGAAGGTGGATATGGACAAGGTGGATATGGACAAGGTGGGTCCGGATCCAGTGCAGCTTCAGCAGCAGCAGCAGCAGCAGGAG CAGGAGGTGCAGGCGGTGAAGGTGGATATGGACAAGGAAGTTATGGACCTGGTCAATATGGACAAGGTGGGCCAGGATCCAGTGCTGCTTCAGCAGCAGCAGCATCCGCAGGAGGTGCAGGTGGTGAAGGTGGATATGGTCAAGGTGGTTATGGATCTGGCCAAGGAGGTTATGGACCTGGTCAATATGGACAAGGTGGATCCAGTGCAGCTGCAGCAGCAGCAGCAGGAGGTGCAGGCGGTGAAGGTGGATATGGACAAGGAAGTTATGGACCTGGTCAATATGGACAAGGTGGGCCAGGATCCAGTGCTGCTTCAGCAGCAGCAGCATCCGCAGGAGGTGCAGGTGGTGAAGGTGGATATGGTCAAGGTGGTTATGGATCTGGCCAAGGAGGTTATGGACCTGGTCAATATGGACAAGGTGGATCCAGTGCAGCTTCAGCAGCGGCAGCAGGAGGTGCAGGCGGTGAAGGTGGATATGGACCTGGTCAATATGGACAAGGTGGGTCGGGATCCAGTGCAGCTTCAGCAGCAGCAGCCGCAGGAAGTGCCGGCGGTGAAGGTGGATATGGAACTGGTCAGTATGGACAAGGAGGAGCAGGATCCAGTGCAGCCTCTGCAGCAGCCGCAGGAGGTTCAGGCGGTGAAGGTGGATATGGGCCTGGTCGAAGAGGCTATGGACCTGGGCAATATGGACAAGGAGGGTCAGGATCTAGTGCTGCTTCAGCAGCGGCAGCAGCAGCTGCTGGAGGTGCAGGCGGTGAAGGTGGATATGGAACTGGTCAGTATGGACAAGGAGGATCAGGATCCAGTGCAGCTTCAGCAGCCGCAGGAGGTGCAGGCGGTGAAGGTGGATATGGACAGGGAGGTTATGGACCTGGTCAATATGGACAAGGAGGATCAGGATCTGGAGCAGCATCAGCAGCCTCTTCGACTGCAGCATCTAATGGAGTAGGTGGTTCAGGAGGATTTGAAGAAATAATCTCTTGGAGATCAGGTGGATATGGACAAAGTGGATCTACCTCAGCATCTTCAGCAACAAGTGGAGTAGGCGGTCCAGGAGGTGCACCTGGTGGATATGGTCAAGGAGGTGTAGGAGCGTTAGGTCCTGGTGCATCATCTTCCGCAGCGTCTTCAGCAGCAACTGGTGGTGCAGGAGGTTATGGTCCCGGTGGTTATGGCAGAACAGGAGCTGGTGGGTCATCCGCATCCGCAACTGCTGCAGCCTCAGCAATTTCATCACCAGCAGCAACTTCTCGAATTTCGTCTGTTGCATCAAGAATGGTGTCCGGAGGGCGAGTTAATGTTTCTAATCTTTCAAACACACTCGGAAGTGTAGTATCTCAAGTTAGAGCTGGTAACCCTGGAGCAT
- the LOC107445952 gene encoding WAG22 antigen isoform X20 encodes MTWFTQLSLAFLLALCFHSKFAAGQGSPWDSMAKADAFMQNFLNCARQSGVFTREQMDDMSSIGEIMMSAMGSMEGKVTPHKLQALNTAFASAVAEIAISDAGGQNIQATTDAITNAMSSAFFQTTGGSNAAFVNEIRTLINMFAQASGNAIATGGAASAAAAASAGGSGGYGTGPSSAPSTATLYAQGPSQTMTAYRPSQATASATSTTTSYVQGPAQTVTSYRPSQIVTSYTPAQSVTQTSYGSSEIVTTSSGTTRGYGGQQGSGATTTYGGEGGIGAQRGYGQGYGSGATGQGGSGSSAASASAAAAAAGGAGGQGGYGQGGNGYGQGGYGSGEFGQRGSGSNAATSASSTAATNQVSGSGRFEEIISWRSGGNGQGGSGSSAASATAAGGAGGEGGYGLGGYGQYGQGGSGSSAASSAAAASGGAGGEGGYGQGGYGPGQGGYRPGQYGQGGSSAASAAAAAAGGAGGEGGYGQGGYGPGQYGQGGSGSSAASSAAAAAASGGAGGEGGYGQGGYGPGQGGYGPGQYGQGGSSAASAAAAAAAAGGSAGGLGGEGGYGQGGYGSGGYGQGGSGSSAASAAAAAAGGAGGQGGYGQSGYGSGQGGYGSGQYGQRGSGSSAASAAAAASGGAGGEGGYGTGQYGQGGSGSSAASAAAAAAAGGAGGEGGYGQGGYGPGQGGYGPGQYGQGGSGSSAASASAAAAAAGGAGGKGGYGQGAYGPGQYGQGGSGSSSAAAAAAAGGSGGEGGYGQGGYGTGQYGQGGSGSSAASASAAAAAAGGAGGKGGYGQGAYGPGQYGQGGSGSSSAAAAAAAGGSGGEGGYGQGGYGTGQYGPGGSGSSAASAAAAARGAGGEGGYGQGGYGPGQYGPGGSGSSAAAAAAAAGGAGGEGGYGQGGYGTGQYGQGGSGSSAASAAAAAGGAGGEGGYGQGGYGPGQYGQGGSGSSAAAAAAAGGAGGEGGYGQGSYGPGQYGQGGPGSSAASAAAASAAAGGAGGEGGYGQGGSGSSAAAAAAAGGAGGEGGYGQGSYGPGQYGQGGPGSSAASAAAASAGGAGGEGGYGQGGYGSGQGGYGPGQYGQGGSSAAAAAAAGGAGGEGGYGQGSYGPGQYGQGGPGSSAASAAAASAGGAGGEGGYGQGGYGSGQGGYGPGQYGQGGSSAASAAAAGGAGGEGGYGPGQYGQGGSGSSAASAAAAAGSAGGEGGYGTGQYGQGGAGSSAASAAAAGGSGGEGGYGPGRRGYGPGQYGQGGSGSSAASAAAAAAAGGAGGEGGYGTGQYGQGGSGSSAASAAAGGAGGEGGYGQGGYGPGQYGQGGSGSGAASAASSTAASNGVGGSGGFEEIISWRSGGYGQSGSTSASSATSGVGGPGGAPGGYGQGGVGALGPGASSSAASSAATGGAGGYGPGGYGRTGAGGSSASATAAASAISSPAATSRISSVASRMVSGGRVNVSNLSNTLGSVVSQVRAGNPGASECDVTIQALMELMTALVHVLGSASIGNVNYGASAQSAEVVRQSIQTAFG; translated from the exons ATGACTTGGTTTACTCAACTTTCTCTAGCTTTTCTTCTAGCTCTATGCTTTCACAGCAAATTTGCTGCTGGACAAGGAAGTCCATGGGACAGCATGGCAAAAGCTGAtgcatttatgcaaaattttttgaattgtgctCGTCAAAGTGGAGTTTTTACTCGAGAGCAAATGGATGATATGAGTTCCATCGGAGAAATAATGATGAGTGCCATGGGCAGTATGGAAGGAAAAGTAACTCCCCACAAATTGCAAGCTTTGAATACAGCATTTGCATCTGCTGTGGCTGAAATTGCTATATCTGATGCAGGTGGACAGAATATTCAAGCGACCACTGATGCCATAACAAACGCAATGAGTTCAGCATTTTTCCAAACAACCGGTGGTAGTAATGCCGCATTTGTAAACGAAATCCGTACTTTAATAAACATGTTTGCTCAAGCCTCAGGAAATGCAATTGCGACTGGGGGTGCTGCGTCTGCTGCAGCAGCTGCATCCGCAGGAGGTTCAGGTGGTTACGGGACTGGTCCTAGTTCAGCACCATCAACTGCTACATTGTACGCTCAAGGCCCATCACAAACTATGACAGCATATAGACCCTCTCAGGCCACTGCATCCGCAACATCAACGACTACTTCATACGTACAAGGGCCAGCGCAGACAGTGACGTCCTACAGGCCCTCTCAAATTGTTACGTCTTACACACCTGCTCAATCAGTTACACAAACTTCATACGGATCAAGTGAAATAGTAACCACTTCTTCCGGAACAACTAGGGGATATGGTGGACAACAAGGATCAGGTGCCACAACTACATACGGGGGAGAAGGAGGTATAGGTGCACAAAGAGGATATGGACAGGGTTATGGATCAGGTGCGACAGGACAAGGAGGTTCAGGATCTAGCGCAGCCTCAGCATCAGCCGCCGCTGCAGCCGCAGGAGGAGCTGGTGGTCAAGGTGGATATGGACAAGGAGGTAATGGATATGGACAAGGAGGTTATGGATCAGGTGAATTTGGACAAAGAGGATCAGGATCTAATGCAGCTACATCTGCCTCTTCAACAGCTGCAACTAATCAAGTAAGCGGTTCAGGaagatttgaagaaataatttcatgGAGATCAGGAGGAAATGGGCAAGGTGGCTCTGGATCCAGTGCAGCTTCAGCAACAGCCGCAGGTGGAGCAGGAGGTGAAGGTGGATATGGACTAGGAGGTTATGGTCAATATGGACAAGGAGGATCAGGATCCAGCGCAGCTTCATCAGCTGCCGCAGCCTCAGGAGGTGCAGGCGGCGAAGGTGGATATGGACAAGGAGGTTATGGACCTGGTCAAGGAGGTTATAGACCTGGTCAATATGGACAAGGAGGATCCAGTGCAGCTTCAGCAGCGGCAGCAGCGGCAGGAGGTGCAGGCGGTGAAGGAGGATATGGACAAGGTGGATATGGACCTGGTCAATATGGACAAGGAGGATCAGGATCCAGCGCAGCTTCATCAGCTGCCGCAGCTGCAGCCTCAGGAGGTGCAGGCGGCGAAGGTGGATATGGACAAGGAGGTTATGGACCTGGTCAAGGAGGTTATGGACCTGGTCAATATGGACAAGGAGGATCCAGTGCAGCTTCAGCAGCAGCCGCAGCAGCAGCAGCCGGAGGTTCAGCAGGTGGATTAGGAGGTGAAGGTGGATACGGACAAGGAGGTTATGGATCTGGAGGATATGGACAGGGAGGGTCAGGTTCCAGTGCAGCTTCGGCAGCAGCTGCAGCCGCAGGTGGTGCAGGCGGGCAAGGTGGATATGGACAAAGTGGTTATGGATCTGGCCAAGGTGGTTATGGATCTGGTCAATATGGACAAAGAGGATCAGGATCCAGTGCAGCTTCAGCAGCAGCAGCAGCCTCAGGAGGTGCTGGTGGTGAAGGTGGATATGGAACTGGTCAATATGGACAAGGAGGATCAGGATCCAGTGCAGCTTCAGCAGCAGCAGCAGCAGCCGCAGGAGGTGCAGGAGGGGAAGGTGGATATGGACAAGGAGGTTATGGACCAGGTCAAGGAGGTTATGGACCTGGTCAATATGGGCAAGGAGGATCAGGATCCAGTGCAGCATCAGCGTCCGCAGCCGCTGCAGCCGCAGGAGGTGCAGGCGGTAAAGGTGGATATGGACAAGGAGCTTATGGACCTGGTCAATATGGACAAGGAGGATCAGGATCTAGTTCAGCTGCAGCAGCAGCAGCTGCAGGAGGTTCAGGCGGTGAGGGTGGATATGGACAAGGCGGATATGGAACTGGTCAATATGGACAAGGAGGATCTGGATCCAGTGCAGCATCAGCGTCCGCAGCCGCTGCAGCCGCAGGAGGTGCAGGCGGTAAAGGTGGATATGGACAAGGAGCTTATGGACCTGGTCAATATGGACAAGGAGGGTCAGGATCTAGTTCAGCTGCAGCAGCAGCAGCTGCGGGAGGTTCAGGCGGTGAGGGTGGATATGGACAAGGCGGATATGGAACTGGTCAATATGGACCTGGAGGATCTGGATCCAGTGCAGCTTCAGCAGCAGCAGCCGCAAGAGGTGCAGGCGGTGAAGGTGGATATGGACAAGGAGGCTATGGACCTGGTCAATATGGACCTGGAGGGTCAGGATCCAGTGCAGCTGCAGCAGCAGCAGCTGCAGGAGGTGCAGGCGGTGAGGGGGGATATGGACAAGGTGGATATGGAACTGGTCAATATGGACAAGGAGGATCTGGATCCAGTGCAGCTTCAGCAGCAGCAGCCGCAGGAGGTGCAGGCGGTGAAGGTGGATATGGACAAGGAGGCTATGGACCTGGTCAATATGGGCAAGGAGGGTCAGGATCCAGTGCAGCTGCAGCAGCAGCAGCAGGAGGTGCAGGCGGTGAAGGTGGATATGGACAAGGAAGTTATGGACCTGGTCAATATGGACAAGGTGGGCCAGGATCCAGTGCTGCTTCAGCAGCAGCAGCATCCGCAGCCGCAGGAGGTGCAGGCGGTGAAGGTGGATATGGACAAG GTGGGTCAGGATCCAGTGCAGCTGCAGCAGCAGCAGCAGGAGGTGCAGGCGGTGAAGGTGGATATGGACAAGGAAGTTATGGACCTGGTCAATATGGACAAGGTGGGCCAGGATCCAGTGCTGCTTCAGCAGCAGCAGCATCCGCAGGAGGTGCAGGTGGTGAAGGTGGATATGGTCAAGGTGGTTATGGATCTGGCCAAGGAGGTTATGGACCTGGTCAATATGGACAAGGTGGATCCAGTGCAGCTGCAGCAGCAGCAGCAGGAGGTGCAGGCGGTGAAGGTGGATATGGACAAGGAAGTTATGGACCTGGTCAATATGGACAAGGTGGGCCAGGATCCAGTGCTGCTTCAGCAGCAGCAGCATCCGCAGGAGGTGCAGGTGGTGAAGGTGGATATGGTCAAGGTGGTTATGGATCTGGCCAAGGAGGTTATGGACCTGGTCAATATGGACAAGGTGGATCCAGTGCAGCTTCAGCAGCGGCAGCAGGAGGTGCAGGCGGTGAAGGTGGATATGGACCTGGTCAATATGGACAAGGTGGGTCGGGATCCAGTGCAGCTTCAGCAGCAGCAGCCGCAGGAAGTGCCGGCGGTGAAGGTGGATATGGAACTGGTCAGTATGGACAAGGAGGAGCAGGATCCAGTGCAGCCTCTGCAGCAGCCGCAGGAGGTTCAGGCGGTGAAGGTGGATATGGGCCTGGTCGAAGAGGCTATGGACCTGGGCAATATGGACAAGGAGGGTCAGGATCTAGTGCTGCTTCAGCAGCGGCAGCAGCAGCTGCTGGAGGTGCAGGCGGTGAAGGTGGATATGGAACTGGTCAGTATGGACAAGGAGGATCAGGATCCAGTGCAGCTTCAGCAGCCGCAGGAGGTGCAGGCGGTGAAGGTGGATATGGACAGGGAGGTTATGGACCTGGTCAATATGGACAAGGAGGATCAGGATCTGGAGCAGCATCAGCAGCCTCTTCGACTGCAGCATCTAATGGAGTAGGTGGTTCAGGAGGATTTGAAGAAATAATCTCTTGGAGATCAGGTGGATATGGACAAAGTGGATCTACCTCAGCATCTTCAGCAACAAGTGGAGTAGGCGGTCCAGGAGGTGCACCTGGTGGATATGGTCAAGGAGGTGTAGGAGCGTTAGGTCCTGGTGCATCATCTTCCGCAGCGTCTTCAGCAGCAACTGGTGGTGCAGGAGGTTATGGTCCCGGTGGTTATGGCAGAACAGGAGCTGGTGGGTCATCCGCATCCGCAACTGCTGCAGCCTCAGCAATTTCATCACCAGCAGCAACTTCTCGAATTTCGTCTGTTGCATCAAGAATGGTGTCCGGAGGGCGAGTTAATGTTTCTAATCTTTCAAACACACTCGGAAGTGTAGTATCTCAAGTTAGAGCTGGTAACCCTGGAGCAT